The following nucleotide sequence is from Phycisphaerae bacterium.
GGCCGATGCTGGACTGGCTGGCTGATCTGGCCAACCGCCTGCGCGAGATCCGCGATGCGATCGAGGCCCGCGACCACGTCCTGCTCAGCGATATCCTGCACTACGAACTGGATGAAACGCTCTCGGGCTGGGAGCAGATGCTGGGGGGCGTCATTCAACACATTACCGAAACCCATGAAGACGCCGCGCGACCGATGGCTGTCGCTGGATGACGCCGGGTTGCTGGCGGACTGCGACGTCGATACCTATCGCGCGAGCGGGCCCGGCGGTCAGAAGCGCAACAAGACGAGTTCGGCGGTTCGGCTGCGCCATCGGCCCAGTGGCCTGATCGTGATTGCCGAAGAGAGTCGTTCGCAGCATGAGAACAAGGCGAAGGCCGTGCGGCGATTGCGGATGGCCATCGCACTGAGTATCCGGATCGAGCCGGGAGGCGACTCGCGCGCAACTCTATCGAATTACAAGACGCGGACGGGGCGCATTGAAGTTTCCACGCGAAATTCGGATTACCCTCTCGTCGTCGCGGCGGTGTTGGACGAGATTACGGCCTGCGCCGGCCGCATGCAGGAAGCGGCGGCGAACCTGGGTCACTCCACGGCGCAGCTTGCACGCTTTGTAACGGACGATGGTAAGGTCCTGGATATCGTGAATCGCCAGCGGCGCGAGTTGGGATTGAAGCCGTTGACCCCCTCAAAGTAGATGCCATGTTGCGGAAGAAGGGTTGGCGGACTACGTTTTCCCTTATATGGCGTTTTCATTCTCGGATGTTTTCAAGGCTTTCGGGTATACCCTGAGCCTGCCGGAGCGGCTGGTGCGGTCCACGGCGGCCGCCGTCGGCGGCGTGAGCAAACTGCTGACCGACACGATCATCCCTGAGCCGCTGCGCAAGACGACGGCGTACACGGCGATGGTGGGGAACATGCAGCGGTTTCTCATCGAGAAAGTCGCCGAGGTGCAAGGGGCTTATGAGAAGGGGGCGGAGGGAGACCTGCCCGATAAGTACATCCCGCGCGTGATCGCCGGCAACGTCATCAGCGCCGCCGGTCTCTTCGCCATGCGTCTTTCGCCGCTGTGGGTGTTCGCCTTCCTGAGCGATGCTGCCCACGGCTCACAAATCTACCTTAATCGTCTTGTCGGAGAGTTGAAGGAGAGCGGCGTCATTCCCCCCAACTCCGACATCAAGGGGATCGACGAACTCCTGACCGTCCTGGGCAAGGCGGGCAAGGACACGGCGCAGGTTTTTGACCTCCCGCCCGTCGATGTGGATTCGCTGAAAAGACTTCGCGACGAGATTTCGACCGGCTACACCGGCGTCTTTAAGGAAGCGACGGACTTGATGCCGCGGATGGACACGCTGTGGGGCAAGATGCAGACGCTGGCGACGCGCGACGGTGTCGCCGTGGAGTCGATCGTGGGTCTGATGACGCTGGACCTGGGCAAAACGGCGGGCAAGGCCGTGGACACCGCGTTCGCGGTCGGCAACGTCACGGCCGATCTGCTCAATGAGACGATTTTTCAATCGTATGGCGAGACGATCGAGCGGATTCAGAGACAGGGCGCCGTGGCCTGTCTGGAGGAAGCCGGCAAGCCATATGTTGAGGCGATTGCTTCGCACTGGAGCGTGGGGAAAAAAACGTTGACGGAACGAGCCTGGGATTGTGTGACGGGTGCGTTGACGTCGAAGGACTCGCCCGCAGAAGAAGTCACAAACTCGATTCCGCCAGCTGACAATAGCGGAAAGAGCGCAACCCAGGATTAGCGATAGACAATATCTCAATCACTCTCGGCTAGTTGTTATCCGCAATCCAACAAAGGTAAAACATTTTACCGCGCCCCGGTTGACACTCTATCGGTCAACACCGATACTTGCCCCGGCCTCGGCAAGGTGCTGCCCTTTTTTTTCAACCGCTTGCCGAGCGTCGGTTGGCGGCAGGGCAGCGGCAATAACTGAGACCAGATCTCGGCGATTGCAATTCCGGCCGCCAAAAAATTCCAAAAGGGGCGGAGAGAATCCCACGGCGGATTCGCGGGGGCGGTCGCAACGGACTGGCGGCCCGTTATTTCCATTGGGAACGGAATCCCAAGACCGCGCGAGTGCGACGGCTCGGACGCGGCGAGAGCGCTCTAATTCTGTCGCGGCGCGGCGAAAATCGGCGCGGGCGATGTTGTCGGCCGAATGGCATGCACGACCATGAGAATTTTCATGCTGGGTTGGGAGTTTCCACCGTTCATCAGCGGCGGTCTGGGCACCGCCTGCTACGGACTGACCCGCGCGCTGAGTGACCTGGGCCATCATGTCATTTTTCTACTTCCGCAGCCGGTCGCGACGGAATTTGCGACGCACGTTCAACTGAAGACGCCCGCTTCGGCGTCGCCGGAGCTGTTGGCGGAGGTGTACAAGGCGTACACGCTTTCGGAATTCAAGAACGTTGAATTCCGCGCGATCCCCGCGATGCTTCAGCCCTATCGCTCGCCTGACGACACCAGTTATGAGCGGACCGAGTCGGTCACGCAGTCCATGGATGTTCACGATTATCAGCCCCAGGGCGGCGGTGCGGCCGGGGCAGCGCCTCCGCCGTCGGTCGTGGCCGAGGCGATTCGCGCGGCAGGGGCTTCGGCGCATTATGGCGGGGACATGTTTGCGGAGGCCCAGCGCTATGCGCGGATCGCCGTTCTCCTGGCGCGCGATGAAAACTTCGACGTGGTCCACGCGCACGATTGGATGACCTATCCGGCGGGGATGGCCGTGGCGCGGGCCCGCGGCAAACCGCTTGTCGTCCATGTCCACTCGACCGAGTTCGACCGCAGCGGCGAAAACGTTAATCAGAAGATCTACGACATCGAGCGCGAGGGTGTCCACGCGGCCGATCGAACGATTGCCGTGAGCCATCTGACGCGAAATATTCTGGTGGCCCGGTACGCGGCGCGGAGCGAAAAGGTCGAGGTGGTCTACAACGCGATCGATTACAACGGCAACGGCGACAAGGTCGAGCTGCCGCCGGCGATTCAGCGCGACGAGAAGATCGTGCTGTTCCTCGGCCGGATCACGATGCAGAAAGGACCGGAGTATTTTCTGGCGGCGGCCAAGAAGGTGCTGGGGCATGTCAAGAACGTCCGCTTCGTGATGGCCGGCAGCGGCGACATGACGCGGCGCTCGATCGAACTGGCGGCGGAACTGGGGATTGGCCACAAAGTCGTGTTCACGGGCTTTCTCCGGGGCGATGACGTGGCGCGTATTTTCAAAATGGCGGACTTGTATGTCATGCCCAGTGTGAGCGAGCCTTTTGGCATCGCCCCGTTGGAGGCACTTTCGCACGATGTACCGGTTCTGATCTCCAAGCAATCCGGCGTGTCGGAGATTCTGACGCACGTGCTCAAGGTGGATTTCTGGGACATCGACGAGATGGCCAACAAGATCATTGCGGTCCTGCGCCATCCGCCGCTGCAGAATACGCTGCGAGAACACGGCAGCTTCGAAATTCAGAAACTTACCTGGCGGGATTCGGCCGCCCAATGTGTCCGCGTGTACGGCGACGCGATCGCCGCGCGGCCGGGAACTCGTTGATGGCTTCGGTCTGTTTCTATTTTCAAGTCCACCAGCCCTACCGGCTGCGGCGCTATTCCATCTTCGACGTCGAGCAAAATTATTTCGACGACCACAAGAACGCCGAGATTTGCAACAAGGTCGCGAACAAATGCTATCTGCCCGCCAATCAATGCATCCTCGACCTGATTCGCGTTCACGAGGGGCGGTTTAGGGTCTCCTATTCCATTACCGGCGTCGTCCTGGACCAGTTTATCTATTACCGGCCGGAGGTGATTGACAGCTTCAAACGGTTGGCCGATACCGGTTGCGTCGAATTTCTCGCGGAGACTTTTTACCACAGCCTCTCTTTTATCTACTCGCCGACGGAATTCGCCGCGCAGATTGCCGCGCAGCAGGCCAAGATCAAGGAACTGTTCGGCCAGACGAGCCAGGTCTTCCGCAACACGGAACTGATATACAACAACTCCGTCGCCAAGGCGGCCGAGGCCCTGGGGTTCAAAGCCGTGATCGCCGAGGGGGCGGACAAGTATCTGGGCCACCGCTCGCCGACCTACGTCTATCGCCCGCCCAACAGCAAGATCAGCGTCCTGCTCAAGAACTACCGGCTCTCGGACGACATTGCCTTTCGCTTTTCGAATCGCGGCTGGACGGAATGGCCGCTCACGGCGGAGAAGTTTGCGAAATGGGTCGATCAGGTGAACGGCAACGGTTACACGGTCAATCTGTTCATGGACTACGAGACCTTCGGCGAGCACCAGTGGACCGAGACCGGCATCTTTGATTTTCTGTACCACATGCCCGGCGAGGTGATGAAAAACGGCAAGAACGACTTTAAGACGCCGAGCGAGGTCGTAGCGGCGTATCCGCCATCGGGCGATTTCAATGCGCCGGATCTCATCAGTTGGGCGGACACGGAGCGGGACTTGTCGGCGTGGCTCGGCAACGCGATGCAGTCCAATGCCCTGCAGGAGATTTACGCCCTGGAGAAGGCGGTCAAGGCGACGGAGGACCCGCAGCTTCTGCACGACTGGCGGCGGCTGCAGACCTCGGATCATTTCTATTACATGTGCACCAAGTATTTCGCCGACGGCGACGTACACAAGTACTTCAACCCGTACGAATCGCCCTATGACAGCTACATCAACTTCATGAACGTATTGGATAATATCGCGTCGCGGACGAAATAACGGCGCGTCAGGCCCTCGCCCATCCAATTTGTGCCAGGGCGGGGATGCGGAGGACCTTGTCGCGGCGGAAAGGTTCGACGGCCGCGATGACTTCGGCGGCGACGGCGTCGCGCTGGGCGGGCGTGAGGCTGTCGTAGACGGTTCGCAGGCTGCTGCCCATCTCGTAGGTCATCTCCCAATACTCGCGGCCGTCGCGGACGACGGTGGCCAGCGGCACCGGCTCGACGTGGATGCCCTCGAACCCCGCGGCGGCGAGGGCCGCTTCGAGCTGACCGGGGTCGGAGAGTTGCAACATGCAGGGCTTGGTGGAGTCCAGCGGCGGAAGTTGCACCTGACGATTCAGAGCGGCGTTGACGGCGGCGAAACCGGGGCTGCCTTTTTGCGGGGTCCAGGTGGACATGGCGAATCGACCGCCCGGCTTGAGCCAGGTGCGGACGCGGCGAAGTACGTTGACGACGTCGGGGCAGAAAATGAACGACCATCGTCCGCAGGCGGCGTCAAATGAGTGTGGCGCGGCCTCGAAATCCTCCACGCCGACCACTTTGAAACCAATGTTGGTGAGGCCGAGGCTTGTCGCTCGGGCCGAGGCCGTTTCCACCATCTCGGCCGCGGGGTCGATGGCCGTAACCCGGCCCGTCGGGCCTACTTTTTGGGCGATCGCGACAGCCGGGTCGCCGATGCCACAACCGACGTCCAGGACGCAATCTCCCGGCGACAGCTCCAAGGCATCGACGAGCCGGAGCGTCATCGGCCAACTGAAGGCGACGATGTGGGGTTCCCATTTGCGCCAGCCTGCCGTGGCGGCGGACCAGTCGTTAATGATACGTTGGCGGAGGGCATCGGCGTCGGACATGCCCTAAGCCTACCACCAATCCGGCGCGGCATAAAAAACGCCGCGGAGTTCGCCGTAAGTCCCCGATTCCGCCGATATCACAGGGTTGGCGCGTCGGTGTTGGGAGCGCCGAAACCCGATCCCGTTGCCTTGACTTACGCGCGCTGAATTTTGTGGCCCGAACCTCTTGCGATGGCGGCGCGTAAATGGGTAGGATGCAGGGGGGACGGCGCGGCGTCAGGGTTCCTATTCTGCTGTCACCGCGGGTGTTACGGGCGACCGCTTGAGGAGAGGGCGATTGCGGGTCGTGCCGCGGTCTCGCCAGGTTCGGCTTCACATGGAGGTGAGCCTCATGTCCAGCTATCTTGATTCCCAGGACCTTGGATTTACGGCGGATTCCCTCCGAAATAGCCGTCGTCTGCGCTCCGACCAGCGGCAGCACTGGTCCAGCCCCTATGCGGCCAAGCGGGTGCATCTGGTCGGCGTCGGCGGCTGTGGGATGAGCGGTCTGGCCGGCGTCCTCCTTCGCTGCGGAGCGCTGGTGACCGGCTCGGATCGGTCGTCGTTCAAGACGCAGGCGCGGCTGGAGGAGATGGGGGCGTCGATCACGATCGGTCATGCCCCGCTCAACGTCCCGTCCGATTGCGATCTGGTGGTGTATTCGGCGGCGATCCGGGATGACAACCCGGAGATGGCGGAGGCGAAGCGGCGCGGGACGGCACGGATGAAGTACGCCCAGATGCTGGGGGAAGTCATGCGGCTGCGCGCCGGAATTGCCATTGCCGGGACGCACGGTAAGAGCACGACGACGGCGCTGGTGACGTTTATTCTGCGGCAGGCGAAGGCGGACCCGTCGTTCGTGGTTGGCGCGGACGTTGAGCAGCTCGACGGCGGCTCGGGAGTTGGCGACGGCCCGCACTTCGTTGTCGAGGCCTGCGAGTTTGACCGCTCGTTTTTGAATTTGCTGCCGCGCTACGCGGCGATCCTGAACATCGAGGAAGATCACCTCGACTGTTTTCCCGATCTGCACTCGATCACCGAGGCGTTCAAGGCGTTTGCGGCGCTGGTCCCGCCCGACGGCGTGGTCATCGCCAACGGCGAGGATGCGACGGTCCAAAAGGCGGTGCGCAACGCCCGCGGCAAGGTGGAGCGGTTTGGAACTACGAATGGATTGATGTGGCAGGCGGTGAACATCGAGCACACCCTGGGGTGTTACCAGTTCGACATTCTGCACGACGGCGAATTCCACCTGCACGCGTCGCTGAATCACCTGCCTGGACGGCACCACGTGATGAACGCGTTATCGGCGGTCGCGCTGGCGCACCATGCGGGCATTCCGGCCGATTCCGTTGCGGCGTCGCTCTCGAAATTCGCGGGGGCCGAGCGGCGCTTTGCACGGCGCGGCGAGGTGGGCGGGGTCCTGCTTCTTGACGATTACGGCCACCATCCGACGGAGATTCAGGCGACGCTGCGGGCCGTCCGCGAGCATTATCCCGGGCGGCGGCTGTGGCTCATCTTCCAGCCGCATCAGCACTCACGGACGCGGTTCCTGCTGGAGGATTTCGCCAGGAGCTTCGGTCAGGCCGATCACCTGCTCGTGCCGGATATTTATTTTGTGCGGGACAGCGCCGCCGAGCGCAATGCCATTTCGAGCAGCCATCTGGTGGATCGCGTCCGCGCCAACGGCGGCGACGCGCTATACCTGCCGAGTCACGAGCAGATCGTGGAGCACATCGTTGCGCATGCGTCGGATGGGGACATTGTTTTGACCATGGGAGCGGGAGACGTCTGGAAGATCGCCGATGAACTTGTTCGACGACTGGGGTGACGGCGTCTGCCGGCGGGGGGTGCCGCTGGCGCCGTTGACGTGGTTCCGCCTGGGTGGACCGGCGGAGTATCTGCTTGCGCCGGAATCCGAAGAACAATTGGCGACCATGATCCGCCGATGCCGAGAGAGCGGCCTCGTCGTGCGATTTCTGGGGCTGGGGGCGAACGTGATCGTGCCGGACGCGGGCGTGAGCGGGGCCGTTGTGCGGCTGGACGCTCCGGCCTTTACAACGATCACCAACGAGGGCTCGCGAATGACTGCCGGGGCGGGTGTAGACCTGACCAAGCTCGTGCGCAAGGCGGTGAGGGATGGCCTGGCGGGGTTGGAGAATATCGCGGGAATCCCCGGGACCGTCGGCGGCGGCATCTGCATGAACTGTGGCGGGCGCTATGGCGAAATCGGGACGGCCGTGAAGCGGATTCGCGTGATTGGATCGGACGGCCGGCGGTACGAGCGGGACCACGACGATCTGGAGTTCGGATACCGGCACTGTGCGCTGGGGAGCGACTGCATCGTGTCGGCGGAATTTGATCTCGAGCCGATGGACCGCGCAGAACTGGAGATGCGTTTCCGAGAAATCTACCTCTACAAGCAGAACACCCAGCCGCCCCTCGGGGCGCAGAGCGTCGGGTGCATCTTCCGTAACCCGTCGGGCCGCTCGGCGGGGGAAATCATCGATCGGGCGGGGCTTAAGGGGCTGCGGCTCGGAAGCGCCTATGTCTCGGAGCGGCATGCGAATTTCGTCCTGGCCGATCCGGGCGGCCGGGCGACGGATGTGATCGAGTTGATCCGGCTGGTCGGCCAGCGGGTGGAAGACCACTGCGGCATCCGGCTGGAGCCCGAGGTCAAGATATGGTGACGGGGTGACGAAGTATCAAGAGCGGGATTAGCGGTCCTTGGAGAGGACTGACCGGGACGCCGGTGCTCGTCTGATCCCGCAGTCCATAAGGAGGTGTTTGGTGGTGCTTACAACTTCAACGCGTTTTGATGCCAGTCGGATGGTCCTGCCGACCGTCCGGGAGAAGCTTGCACTGACGGTGCTGTCCGGAGGGCCGAGTCACGAGCGGGCGATCAGCCTGCAGAGCGGACAGTCCGTGGCCGAGGCGCTGCGCGGCTTGGGGCATGATGTCGTCGTGGCGGACGCAAGCCCGACGGATTTCAAGGGGCTGGCGCGGCAGGTGGACTGCGTATTCGTGGCGCTGCACGGGCAGTTCGGTGAGGATGGCGAGGTGCAGAAGGTGTTGGAGCGTCGCGGCCTGGCCTATTGCGGCTCGGGGCCGGAGGCGTGCGCGACGGCGATGAACAAGTACCTTTCCAAACGGAAGTTCATGGAGCTGGGCCTGCCGACGCCGCGCTACAGCGTCGCCACGAAGAGCGAGATTTCCATTCGCGAAGCGATGGCGGCGTGGACCCTGCCGGTTGTCGTGAAGCCGATCAAAGAGGGCAGCAGCCTGAATTGCCACATCGTGCGGGAGTATGGGCAGTTCCGACCAGCGATTGAATCGGTGCTGGCGGCCTATGGCGACTGCATCATTGAGGAATACATTCCGGGCAAGGAGATCACCGTCGGCATCCTGGGGGACAAGGTGCTGCCGCCAATCGAGATTCGGACGAAACGGGAGTTTTACGACTACGACGCGAAGTACAACGACAGCGACACGCAATACCTGTTCGACATTGACCTGCCGGCGGACTTGCTCGGGCGGATTGAAGAGATGAGCCTCAAGGCGCACGAGGGCCTGGGCTGCCGGGATTTTTCGCGCGTCGACTGGCGGGTCGATCCCGAGACGGGCGAGGGGTATATCCTCGAAGTCAATGTGATTCCCGGCATGACGTCGCACTCGCTGGTGCCCAAGGCGGCGGCGAAAGCCGGGTTGGCCATGCCGGCACTGTGCCAATACATCGTCGATTCGGCCATTAAGCGGAAGTTCGCACGGCCGTAACGTAATTTGAGATCTCCGATGCGAGATCAGGATCGTGACCAGGAATCGCCGTCGTGCTGAAGCGCAAGGATAAGTCCAAGTCCAAGACCGAATCCGTCTTCGGCATCTGGGCCGGGCAGTTGAGCCGCGCCGCCGCGGAGTATTTTCGCGCGCGCCGGCGAACGGTCTGGCAGGGCGTCATCGCCGGCTTGACGTTTTCCGCGGTCGTCTATGGGCTCGTTCGTCTGAACGACTACGTTCATCGTATGGACGCATATGACGGAGCACTGGCGCTGGAATGGGTCGATCTGCCGGATTGGCTGACGCTTCCGGACAATCAACATGTCCTGGACGATCTCGTCCGCGCCGTAGATCTGCAATCGACGGACCGGATGTTGGATGCGCAACTCGCGACGCGGATCGGGACGGCCCTGGCCGCGCCGGAGGTCGGCTGGGTGCACGCGGTGGACCGCGTGCGAATCGAGCCGACCGGCGTGGTAGCGATCAAGTGCCGGTTCCGGCGGCCGGCGGCGTGGGTGCGCCACGGACGATACTGTTATCTTGTGGATGGCGAGGGCGTGCGTCTGCCGGGGACGTATGAAGTGGATGATTGCCGCGTCAATGCGCTGCTGATGGTGGACGGCGTGTCCGCCGCCCCGCCGAACATCGGGCAGCCCTGGCCGGGGGCTGATCTGGCGTCGGGGTTGCGTCTCTCCGCGCTGCTCGCCGACCAGCCCTTTCGCCATCAGATCGGCAGCATCAGCGTCGCCAACCACCGGGGTCGCCGCGATCGGAGCCGGCCGCATATTGAGCTGGCGACGGATCGCAAGGGCTCGCGGATCTGGTGGGGCCGGCCGCCGGAGGACGACTTTGGAACGGAGATTACGGCCTCGCAGAAGCTGCTGCTGCTGGAGACGCTCTATCGCCAGTGGGGGCGGATCGACATGAACCGGTCGTACGTGAACATCATGACGTGGCCGGATCGGGTGGCCATGCCCGCGGTGATGCAATCCTCGGCCCAGGGCAGGCTGCTGCGCGGATGAGGCCGCGAATGGCGAATTACAAATAGCGAATAGCGAAAAGGGCCGAAGAGGGCTATCCTTTATTTCGTTCTAAGTAATTGGCGAACGGTGGGCATCCTGCGTTCGGTATTTCGCTATTCGCCATTCGCTATTTCGCCATTATGCCCCCGACCGATCCCCAACCCTGGCTCGACACCTTCCGCGACCTGCTCCATTTTTACGTTCCGCCGCTGGAGCCGACGCCGACGCTGGTTTTCGGCAGCCTGGCCGTCGCCATGGCTGGACTTTTCCTTGCCTTTCGCAGCGCGAAGTTTGAGCGGTTGGTGGTATGCGTGTTTGCGCTGCTGCTCGGCGCCTGGATCGGTTGGCGGATTTCGCTGCTCGTCGGGACGCCGGGGCCGATCTCGATGGCCGTCGTGGGCGTGCTGCTGACGGCGCTGGCTTATCGCACGTACAAGTTCTGGCTGGCCGCCGGGTCGGTCGTCGTGCTGTTTTGTCTGGCGATGACCTTTCAACTGGGGCGCGGCGATCTGACGCGCTATATCCCCACGGGCACGCCGCAGGAAGAGCGGATTAAGGACGGCATCATCCAGCGGTTGAACACGGAGGAAGAGCAGCAACGGCAGTTGCACCCGCAGGCGGTCGATCAACTTGCCAAGATCAAGGAGCGATTGGCGGCGGAAATGCAGTCGCTGGGACCAATGGGCTGGCTGATGCCGATCGCGGGGGCGATTGTCGGCGGGCTGCTGGCGTACTGGGCGTTGCGGCTGTTTGTCGTGGTGTGGCTCGGTCTGGTGGGCGCGTTGATGACGGTCCTCGGGGCGTCGGCGTTTCTGACGGCGCAGTGGCCGGGCTTGCGCACTACAGTTCTCGACGAGCCACGGATCGCGCTGGGTGTTGTGGTGGGCCTATGGCTCCTCGGCTTGGTCTTCCAGGCAAAGGAGGCGCGACTGCCGGCACGGAAGGAAAAGGCCGCGCCGGCGGGGAAGCCGGCGGCGCAGGAGTGACGTCCTGCGTCAGGCGCCACATGGCAACCAATCGGGAAGAGAAAGGCGTTTTCGATGTCGATGGGCGGTAAGGAATCCAAAAAGGTAAAGAGCACTCGAGGTTGGTTCAGGAATGACGGCGATCCAGCCTTCACTTCGTCCGTTATGTGATCCCTGGCCCACGATGGCCAGGCCATTGCCAGAAACCGCCGTTGCAGATTTAAGATCCCAACCTGTCAGGTCGATGCCCAATTCGTTTACAAGCACATCTTGCAAGGAGCGCATTCCATTCAATTGGTCCCATACGAATGCTCGAGGGTTGTACGATGGTCCCGTTGAGTAACGTCCCACAATAATGCTGCCGTCGTAGGATG
It contains:
- a CDS encoding peptide chain release factor-like protein translates to MKTPRDRWLSLDDAGLLADCDVDTYRASGPGGQKRNKTSSAVRLRHRPSGLIVIAEESRSQHENKAKAVRRLRMAIALSIRIEPGGDSRATLSNYKTRTGRIEVSTRNSDYPLVVAAVLDEITACAGRMQEAAANLGHSTAQLARFVTDDGKVLDIVNRQRRELGLKPLTPSK
- a CDS encoding glycosyltransferase; amino-acid sequence: MRIFMLGWEFPPFISGGLGTACYGLTRALSDLGHHVIFLLPQPVATEFATHVQLKTPASASPELLAEVYKAYTLSEFKNVEFRAIPAMLQPYRSPDDTSYERTESVTQSMDVHDYQPQGGGAAGAAPPPSVVAEAIRAAGASAHYGGDMFAEAQRYARIAVLLARDENFDVVHAHDWMTYPAGMAVARARGKPLVVHVHSTEFDRSGENVNQKIYDIEREGVHAADRTIAVSHLTRNILVARYAARSEKVEVVYNAIDYNGNGDKVELPPAIQRDEKIVLFLGRITMQKGPEYFLAAAKKVLGHVKNVRFVMAGSGDMTRRSIELAAELGIGHKVVFTGFLRGDDVARIFKMADLYVMPSVSEPFGIAPLEALSHDVPVLISKQSGVSEILTHVLKVDFWDIDEMANKIIAVLRHPPLQNTLREHGSFEIQKLTWRDSAAQCVRVYGDAIAARPGTR
- a CDS encoding glycoside hydrolase family 57 protein; translation: MASVCFYFQVHQPYRLRRYSIFDVEQNYFDDHKNAEICNKVANKCYLPANQCILDLIRVHEGRFRVSYSITGVVLDQFIYYRPEVIDSFKRLADTGCVEFLAETFYHSLSFIYSPTEFAAQIAAQQAKIKELFGQTSQVFRNTELIYNNSVAKAAEALGFKAVIAEGADKYLGHRSPTYVYRPPNSKISVLLKNYRLSDDIAFRFSNRGWTEWPLTAEKFAKWVDQVNGNGYTVNLFMDYETFGEHQWTETGIFDFLYHMPGEVMKNGKNDFKTPSEVVAAYPPSGDFNAPDLISWADTERDLSAWLGNAMQSNALQEIYALEKAVKATEDPQLLHDWRRLQTSDHFYYMCTKYFADGDVHKYFNPYESPYDSYINFMNVLDNIASRTK
- a CDS encoding class I SAM-dependent methyltransferase; its protein translation is MSDADALRQRIINDWSAATAGWRKWEPHIVAFSWPMTLRLVDALELSPGDCVLDVGCGIGDPAVAIAQKVGPTGRVTAIDPAAEMVETASARATSLGLTNIGFKVVGVEDFEAAPHSFDAACGRWSFIFCPDVVNVLRRVRTWLKPGGRFAMSTWTPQKGSPGFAAVNAALNRQVQLPPLDSTKPCMLQLSDPGQLEAALAAAGFEGIHVEPVPLATVVRDGREYWEMTYEMGSSLRTVYDSLTPAQRDAVAAEVIAAVEPFRRDKVLRIPALAQIGWARA
- the murC gene encoding UDP-N-acetylmuramate--L-alanine ligase, with translation MSSYLDSQDLGFTADSLRNSRRLRSDQRQHWSSPYAAKRVHLVGVGGCGMSGLAGVLLRCGALVTGSDRSSFKTQARLEEMGASITIGHAPLNVPSDCDLVVYSAAIRDDNPEMAEAKRRGTARMKYAQMLGEVMRLRAGIAIAGTHGKSTTTALVTFILRQAKADPSFVVGADVEQLDGGSGVGDGPHFVVEACEFDRSFLNLLPRYAAILNIEEDHLDCFPDLHSITEAFKAFAALVPPDGVVIANGEDATVQKAVRNARGKVERFGTTNGLMWQAVNIEHTLGCYQFDILHDGEFHLHASLNHLPGRHHVMNALSAVALAHHAGIPADSVAASLSKFAGAERRFARRGEVGGVLLLDDYGHHPTEIQATLRAVREHYPGRRLWLIFQPHQHSRTRFLLEDFARSFGQADHLLVPDIYFVRDSAAERNAISSSHLVDRVRANGGDALYLPSHEQIVEHIVAHASDGDIVLTMGAGDVWKIADELVRRLG
- the murB gene encoding UDP-N-acetylmuramate dehydrogenase is translated as MNLFDDWGDGVCRRGVPLAPLTWFRLGGPAEYLLAPESEEQLATMIRRCRESGLVVRFLGLGANVIVPDAGVSGAVVRLDAPAFTTITNEGSRMTAGAGVDLTKLVRKAVRDGLAGLENIAGIPGTVGGGICMNCGGRYGEIGTAVKRIRVIGSDGRRYERDHDDLEFGYRHCALGSDCIVSAEFDLEPMDRAELEMRFREIYLYKQNTQPPLGAQSVGCIFRNPSGRSAGEIIDRAGLKGLRLGSAYVSERHANFVLADPGGRATDVIELIRLVGQRVEDHCGIRLEPEVKIW
- a CDS encoding D-alanine--D-alanine ligase — translated: MVLTTSTRFDASRMVLPTVREKLALTVLSGGPSHERAISLQSGQSVAEALRGLGHDVVVADASPTDFKGLARQVDCVFVALHGQFGEDGEVQKVLERRGLAYCGSGPEACATAMNKYLSKRKFMELGLPTPRYSVATKSEISIREAMAAWTLPVVVKPIKEGSSLNCHIVREYGQFRPAIESVLAAYGDCIIEEYIPGKEITVGILGDKVLPPIEIRTKREFYDYDAKYNDSDTQYLFDIDLPADLLGRIEEMSLKAHEGLGCRDFSRVDWRVDPETGEGYILEVNVIPGMTSHSLVPKAAAKAGLAMPALCQYIVDSAIKRKFARP